The following coding sequences are from one Rhinoraja longicauda isolate Sanriku21f chromosome 37, sRhiLon1.1, whole genome shotgun sequence window:
- the yju2b gene encoding putative splicing factor YJU2B: MGERKGVNKYYPPDFDPAKHGSLNKYKNSHPLRERARKLSQGILIIRFEMPYNIWCDGCGNHIGMGVRYNAEKKKVGNYYTTPIYRFRMKCHLCVNYIEMQTDPANCDYVIVSGARRKEERWDMKDNEQILTTDHEQKKKLETDPMYKLEHGVGDQEKLKIAVPTLSNIQDMQSAWKDDFSINSMLRKKFRDEKKVLKETAEKDEALRNKANLSIPLLKESDEDKRLASLLKLRALDSYEDKQRMKRKEITSRSWFAAPQVTAGEKTGDVLKKLGLNKISTARSLNSPNGIAVSDLGIIRKKSAEHPVSQKERADMSSSDSQPMMETEREMDRESFVSNCLSQERGTCYKEEADSPPQTAAVTDAERDLSANSLVVDYSDSNSDADSS, encoded by the exons ATG GGTGAACGGAAGGGTGTGAATAAATATTACCCACCCGACTTTGATCCTGCCAAG CATGGCTCCCTCAACAAATACAAGAACAGTCATCCTCTCCGGGAAAGGGCCCGGAAACTATCCCAAGGCATCCTCATCATCCG GTTTGAGATGCCATACAACATCTGGTGTGATGGTTGTGGAAACCACATCGGAATGG GTGTCCGGTATAATGCAGAGAAGAAGAAAGTTGGGAACTACTACACCACCCCCATTTACAG ATTTCGGATGAAGTGCCACTTGTGTGTCAACTATATTGAGATGCAGACAGACCCAGCAAACTGTGACTATGTGATTGTGAGCGGAGCCAGGCGGAAGGAGGAGCGCTGGGACATGAAGGACAACGAACAGATTCTCACAACTG ACCATGAACAGAAGAAGAAGTTGGAAACGGATCCCATGTACAAGCTAGAACATGGAGTGGGGGACCAGGAGAAGCTGAAGATTGCTGTTCCCACCTTGTCCAATATCCAGGATATGCAGAGTGCATGGAAGGATGACTTTTCCATTAACAGCATGCTGCGCAAGAAATTCCGG GATGAAAAGAAAGTATTGAAAGAGACGGCAGAGAAAGATGAAGCTCTTCGGAACAAAGCAAATCTCAGCATCCCACTTCTCAAGGAGTCTGACGAAGATAAACGCCTAGCTTCCCTTCTTAAATTGCGTGCTCTAGACT CCTATGAAGACAAGCAGAGAATGAAGCGGAAAGAGATCACTTCGAGGTCCTGGTTTGCTGCTCCTCAAGTCACAGCaggagagaaaactggagatgTGTTGAAGAAACTGGGACTCAACAAAATATCGACAGCCAGATCTTTAAATAGCCCAAATGGAATTGCCGTGAGTGACTTGGGAATAATCCGAAAGAAATCAGCGGAGCATCCAGTGAGCCAGAAGGAACGGGCAGACATGTCCAGCAGCGATTCACAGCCCATGATGGAAACAGAGAGAGAAATGGATCGAGAGAGTTTTGTTTCAAACTGTTTGAGTCAAGAGAGAGGCACCTGCTATAAGGAGGAAGCTGATTCTCCCCCACAGACTGCGGCTGTAACAGATGCAGAGCGAGATCTTAGTGCCAACTCACTCGTGGTTGATTATTCCGATTCCAATTCCGATGCAGACAGTTCCTGA
- the LOC144610708 gene encoding sphingosine 1-phosphate receptor 2-like, giving the protein MNENDTPCLSPVGSITNYYDKNLIRFYYNLTNKYKDSKYSTNDVKAVSVIFMILCSFIVLENLLVLVAICRYKKFHSAMFYFIGNLALSDLFAGLTYIFNLAFSGAWTMTLTPLQWFFREGTMFIALSASVLSLLAIAIERHAAIVKVKLYSSDKNSRMCLLIGSCWIASVLLGGLPIMGWNCMCHQSGCSTVLPLFSKNYILFCITLLSIILLSIVILYVRIYLIVRSSHCETAAPQTLALLKTVTIVLGVFIICWAPTFIILLLDFAYEGVECKILYKAEYFLGLATLNSAMNPIIYTLRSRDMRRAFLRILCCCCSMDKKARMDTCFPTLHNPSTLDRSYHKHEALSSPMMPECTTFV; this is encoded by the coding sequence ATGAATGAGAACGATACACCATGCCTGTCGCCCGTAGGCTCCATCACCAATTATTACGACAAGAACTTGATCAGATTTTATTATAACCTGACTAATAAGTATAAGGACTCCAAGTACTCGACAAACGATGTAAAAGCTGTGTCTGTTATCTTCATGATTCTGTGTTCCTTCATCGTCCTTGAAAACCTGCTGGTTCTGGTGGCTATCTGCAGATACAAGAAGTTCCACTCGGCCATGTTCTACTTCATCGGCAACTTGGCGCTGTCGGACCTGTTTGCGGGCCTCACTTACATCTTCAACCTTGCGTTCTCGGGTGCGTGGACCATGACACTGACTCCGCTGCAGTGGTTTTTCCGAGAGGGCACCATGTTCATCGCGCTATCGGCCTCGGTCCTCAGTCTCCTGGCCATCGCCATTGAGAGGCATGCGGCCATTGTGAAAGTCAAACTGTACAGCAGCGACAAGAACAGTCGGATGTGCCTGCTGATCGGAAGCTGTTGGATTGCCTCCGTGCTGCTGGGCGGGCTGCCCATCATGGGCTGGAACTGCATGTGTCACCAGAGtggctgctccaccgtgctcccGCTCTTCTCCAAGAACTACATTTTATTCTGCATCACCCTCTTGAGCATCATCCTGCTGTCCATCGTCATTCTGTACGTGCGGATTTACCTGATTGTGCGATCGAGCCACTGTGAGACGGCGGCCCCACAGACCTTGGCCTTGTTGAAGACTGTGACCATCGTCCTCGGCGTGTTCATCATATGCTGGGCGCCCACCTTCATCATCTTGCTGCTGGACTTTGCCTACGAGGGGGTCGAATGCAAGATCCTGTACAAAGCCGAGTATTTTCTGGGCTTGGCTACCCTCAACTCTGCCATGAACCCCATCATCTACACCCTGAGGAGCAGGGACATGCGCAGGGCATTCCTGCGCattctctgctgctgctgctcgatGGACAAAAAGGCACGGATGGACACTTGCTTCCCCACGCTTCACAACCCCAGTACCTTGGATCGATCTTACCACAAGCACGAGGCATTAAGCTCGCCAATGATGCCAGAATGTACAACGTTCGTGTGA